The segment GGCTCAACTGGCACAAGAGCTCTATCTAGGAGAATAATATGAAACTTCGTAATATCATTTTAGCCGTAAGCGCCGCTACCGCCAGCTTCCTTGCAGTCACGCATCGGGATAAAATCGCTAAAGAAGTACAGGAAACCAAACAACTTCTATCAGATATTCAACTGAGCAAGAACAATATTCAGGAACAACTTGCCATTATCCAAAGTTTTCAAGAACCCTTGCAGGAAATGGCTTCTGACTTACAATATAAGACTCGAGTCTATCAGCAAAGTATTGCAGGAAACTTGGAAGAAATCCAACAGATTCTCAAAA is part of the Streptococcus suis genome and harbors:
- a CDS encoding chemotaxis protein, giving the protein MKLRNIILAVSAATASFLAVTHRDKIAKEVQETKQLLSDIQLSKNNIQEQLAIIQSFQEPLQEMASDLQYKTRVYQQSIAGNLEEIQQILKKYQNENSTRLGKKTSATS